Proteins encoded together in one Penicillium digitatum chromosome 1, complete sequence window:
- a CDS encoding Enoyl-CoA hydratase/isomerase, conserved site, translating into MQQEIQSNESRWGNPELGQLAGDLAAAATSASLVTPAVAIIDRALVEQAAFKQPILRGLRRHALGALRRPGLFIFQRPFGIVWTLYAATYSVANLTDTISRKLEITAAGTITFATTMMANVPLALWKDIRFAQEYGTGRGPDAKTLNTPIAVPHNKSLARTAAAIFLVRDGVTIFGSFTLAPWLSDVIPDGLADHPHAKPIITQLTVPVLTQLVATPLHLLALDMYTRQYTVPFLERVKHSQRYLPSSTLLRCVRIIPAFGIGCLTNMELRSACHAKVSG; encoded by the exons ATGCAACAAGAAATTCAATCCAATGAAAGTCGCTGGGGCAACCCTGAACTAGGCCAGCTGGCTGGTGATCTCGCTGCGGCAGCAACCTCGGCATCCCTAGTAACACCTGCGGTCGCAATTATTGATAG AGCGCTTGTCGAGCAAGCCGCGTTCAAGCAACCCATTCTCCGCGGACTTCGTCGGCATGCGCTCGGAGCCCTCCGACGGCCGGgtctcttcatcttccagcGACCGTTTGGTATCGTTTGGACCCTTTACGCGGCAACCTATTCCGTGGCAAACTTGACCGACACAATCAGTCGCAAGCTTGAGATAACCGCCGCGGGGACAATCACGTTTGCCACAACTATGATGGCCAATGTGCCGCTAGCGCTGTGGAAGGACATCCGATTTGCGCAGGAATACGGTACCGGCAGGGGTCCCGATGCCAAGACATTGAACACTCCAATCGCTGTCCCCCATAATAAATCATTGGCACGAACTGCAGCTGCTATCTTCCTCGTGCGAGACGGTGTCACGATCTTTGGATCATTTACGTTGGCCCCGTGGTTGTCGGATGTCATCCCCGATGGCTTGGCGGATCATCCCCACGCAAAGCCGATCATCACCCAGTTGACCGTGCCCGTCTTGACTCAGCTGGTTGCTACTCCGCTGCATTTGTTGGCGTTGGATATGTATACACGACAATATACTGTACCCTTCCTGGAAAGAGTGAAGCATTCGCAGCGATATCTTCCTTCGTCGACCTTGTTGCGTTGTGTCCGTATCATTCCTGCTTTTGGGATTGGATGCTTGACGAATATGGAGTTGCGATCTGCTTGTCATGCCAAAGTCTCAGGGTAA
- a CDS encoding Aldehyde dehydrogenase, C-terminal, with the protein MSTTLMRLRSARPIGSRLRSVPVSFSIQTRAKTTLPFRLPDARNEPNPLYKKGSPERAKLEEALIKLRSQLPVRSELFFDGKYQASSESWDQQLPSEHAVTFTNYPLATEEQTRSAIELALEAKQSWQDTPFVDRASIFLKAAELLCTKYRYEIIAATMLGQGKNIWQGEIDAAAELADFFRQNCNWAAEILEKQPTRGSDGMWSRIDYRPLEGFVYAVSPFNFTAIGGNLICGPALMGNVVLWKPSASNVYASSLLYKVLLEAGLPPNVIQFVTGDPEAITETVLSHHDFAGLNFIGSSDVFRSLYGKIGQGVAEKKYREFPRFVAETSGKNFHLIHPSADITSAVNHTVRGSFEYQGQKCSATSRLYLPESRAEEFLTKLKASIQEITIGSPDKDLEAFMGPVIHRGSFEKIKSIIDASNKDPSLQLIAGGTYDESVGYYVHPTVYQAESPDHRLFNEEIFGPVLTVYIYKDAEWTSILKSVDQNGGGFALTGAVFAKDRVAIRQAEDALRYSAGNFYINCKTTAALIGQQSFGGARASGTNDKAGSADTLRRFVSPRLIKEEFFDQDAGFTYPSNH; encoded by the exons ATGTCTACCACACTCATGAGACTTCGCTCGGCACGGCCTATTGGCTCTCGCCTACGCTCTGTTCCTGTGAGCTTTTCTATTCAAACTCGTGCTAAGACGACCTTGCCATTCCGCCTCCCCGATGCTCGAAATGAACCAAAC CCTCTATACAAGAAAGGCTCCCCAGAGCGCGCCAAGCTCGAAGAAGCATTGATCAAGCTCCGCTCTCAGTTGCCCGTGCGGAGTGAGCTCTTCTTTGATGGAAAATATCAGGCAAGCTCCGAGTCTTGGGATCAGCAATTGCCCTCCGAACACGCCGTCACCTTCACAAACTACCCACTTGCCACTGAAGAGCAAACCCGATCAGCGATTGAACTAGCCCTGGAGGCAAAGCAAAGCTGGCAAGATACCCCATTCGTTGACCGAGCTTCAATCTTCCTCAAGGCTGCTGAGCTGCTGTGCACCAAGTATCGATATGAAATTATTGCGGCTACGATGCTTGGACAAGGAAAGAACATCTGGCAGGGAGAGATTGATGCTGCGGCTGAATTGGCGGATTTCTTCCGCCAGAACTGCAACTGGGCGGCGGAAATCTTGGAGAAGCAGCCCACTCGTGGCAGTGATGGCATGTGGAG TCGTATCGACTACCGTCCCTTGGAGGGCTTCGTTTACGCTGTCTCCCCTTTCAACTTCACAGCCATTGGCGGTAACCTGATCTGCGGACCTGCGCTGATGGGTAACGTCGTACTGTGGAAGCCTTCGGCATCTAACGTTTACGCCAGCTCTTTGCTCTACAAGGTTCTTTTGGAAGCTGGTCTTCCTCCCAATGTGATCCAATTTGTGACCGGTGACCCCGAAGCTATTACCGAGACGGTGCTCTCCCACCACGATTTCGCCGGCTTGAACTTCATCGGCTCTTCCGATGTCTTCCGTTCTTTGTACGGAAAGATTGGCCAGGGTGTTGCCGAGAAGAAATACCGCGAGTTCCCTCGCTTCGTTGCCGAGACCAGCGGAAAGAATTTCCACCTTATTCACCCCTCGGCCGATATCACCAGTGCGGTCAACCATACCGTTCGTGGCTCATTCGAATACCAGGGTCAGAAGTGCTCTGCCACATCTCGTCTCTACCTGCCCGAGTCTCGTGCAGAGGAGTTCCTTACCAAGTTGAAGGCTTCCATCCAGGAGATTACCATTGGAAGCCCGGACAAGGATTTGGAGGCTTTTATGGGCCCCGTCATCCACCGTGGATCATTTGAGAAGATCAAGTCCATCATTGATGCTAGCAACAAGGACCCCTCGCTCCAGCTGATTGCGGGTGGTACGTATGATGAATCTGTTGGATACTACGTGCACCCTACTGTGTACCAGGCCGAATCACCAGACCACAGACTTTTCAACGAGGAGATCTTCGGTCCCGTGCTTACCGTGTACATCTACAAGGATGCCGAATGGACGTCTATTTTGAAGTCTGTTGATCAGAATGGGGGTGGATTTGCCTTGACTGGTGCTGTCTTTGCCAAGGATCGCGTTGCCATCCGCCAGGCTGAAGATGCGCTCCGGTACTCTGCCGGTAACTTCTACATCA ATTGCAAGACAACCGCTGCCCTGATTGGCCAGCAGTCTTTCGGTGGTGCCCGTGCTAGCGGAACCAACGACAAGGCTGGTAGCGCCGACACTCTTCGTCGGTTTGTTAGCCCTCGGTTGATCAAGGAGGAGTTTTTCGATCAGGACGCGGGTTTCACTTATCCCAGCAACCACTAA
- a CDS encoding FAD dependent oxidoreductase → MAISKSDPIIIVGGGAFGLSSALHLTRSGFTNISVFERDEHIPPRYSAANDLNKIVRAEYEDPFYTDLTIKAIAAWKTPLFAPHFHQTGFLHCVSGEAPQKAIDTLNRFRASANASDQIKPHVVPLNGVDDIRQACWQLDGPLTGWNGYLNRFDGYAHSGNALAGVYRAAQAAGVRFYLGERGAVDEIVYVSTLQGKKSSGIRTKEGKFHPSSLVIVAAGGAVGRLVPEIGKKVVAKSWSVAHVLLTDEETSALRGIPVTYARDLGFLFEPDPETNLLKICPMGGGYINTDPKTGISHAPGTLEESAFVPEHDERQMRKLLAQTFPALANRPLVKKSLCWFADTDDSDFIIDFVPGTSSSVVLLSGDSGHGFKMFPIFGSWVSDFLQAGQQSETRWKWKHTDPNEGKGNWGGDVSWRLGESKELSEIRPAVLAKL, encoded by the exons ATGGCTATCTCCAAGTCCGACCCAATCATCATTGTAGGCGGCGGAGCCTTCGGGCTCTCCAGCGCTCTTCACTTGACTCGCTCGGGCTTCACGAATATTTCTGTCTTTGAGAGGGATGAACACATTCCGCCGCGGTATTCGGCCGCCAATGATCTGAACAAGATTGTGCGCGCGGAATACGAGGATCCCTTCTACACCGATTTGACGATT AAAGCTATCGCCGCATGGAAAACACCTCTTTTCGCACCTCACTTCCACCAAACTGGCTTCCTCCACTGTGTGTCTGGCGAAGCGCCCCAGAAAGCCATCGACACCCTCAACAGATTCCGAGCTTCGGCAAATGCAAGTGATCAAATCAAACCACACGTCGTACCGCTCAATGGTGTAGACGACATTCGCCAAGCTTGCTGGCAGCTCGATGGCCCCTTGACCGGATGGAACGGATACCTGAACCGCTTCGACGGGTATGCCCACTCCGGGAATGCCCTGGCAGGAGTATACCGCGCCGCGCAGGCCGCCGGCGTGCGCTTCTACCTCGGCGAACGCGGCGCAGTCGACGAAATCGTCTATGTCAGCACCCTGCAGGGCAAGAAGAGCTCCGGGATCCGAACAAAGGAGGGGAAGTTCCACCCATCTTCGCTGGTGATTGTCGCAGCGGGTGGTGCGGTGGGCCGTCTTGTCCCGGAGATCGGGAAGAAGGTCGTGGCCAAGTCGTGGTCTGTGGCACATGTTCTTCTTACCGATGAAGAGACTTCTGCGCTGCGTGGTATTCCTGTTACCTACGCTCGGGATCTGGGATTCCTCTTTGAGCCCGACCCAGAAACCAACTTGCTGAAGATTTGTCCCATGGGAGGAGGCTATATCAATACGGATCCTAAGACGGGTATTTCTCATGCGCCGGGGACTTTGGAGGAAAGTGCCTTTGTACCGGAGCACGATGAGAGGCAGATGAGGAAATTGCTGGCGCAGACTTTTCCGGCGCTGGCGAACCGTCCGCTGGTTAAGAAGTCGCTTTGCTGGTTTGCGGATACTGATGACTCGGACTTTATCATTGATTTTGTTCCCGGGACGTCGTCCTCGGTTGTTTTGTTGTCCGGTGATTCCGGGCATGGGTTCAAGATGTTCCCCATCTTTGGATCGTGGGTGTCGGATTTCCTCCAGGCTGGTCAGCAGAGTGAAACAAGGTGGAAATGGAAGCACACTGACCCTAACGAGGGCAAGGGGAATTGGGGTGGTGATGTGAGCTGGCGTCTTGGAGAGTCAAAGGAGCTCTCTGAGATTCGGCCTGCGGTATTGGCTAAGCTTTAG
- a CDS encoding Fungal transcriptional regulatory protein, N-terminal: MAGNGRVTKRSSNACVRCRRQKIKCSGSQPCDGCSKRKLSCIFNDRDQKILVTRGYILELQQKIARIEQNEKGQVSPFSSNFDTQIDPKDPQDVPPLERTTTPEDHDEAQDLEDLDSGLANPLSSGPPTFMSAANGRTFYLGTSSNWSFTRRVLSLAHQHLYQDALPTETLIFDETTYELGWDGLRTTPGPDVPVVPTRDHTMYLINAVQFRCGQLYHLFDEDEFMSSLQKFYTGDGQSMTNTLWYIHFLLILAFGKGFVQPKAQGKKPPGVCYFVKALQLLPDPTALYRDPMLGTEILCCIALYYQCVDYRTSAHNYIGQAIRIAMAQGMHTSMPVEDLGHDMVQRSGKIWWTIYILDREMTSLMGLPQSINDRYVQTQLPTFADPSETMSLGMHIKLSQIIAEVNSTIYVVNGRINRTFLVSTKAALANIAGLADELRESFPLHLDPGSGVSRISAYLHLQYHQCIILATRPLLFCFLKIRFESPQSCVESLNASRNVRNLMQMCLESAQHIISILSSLQSQGLLENFLPFDLESVFVSTIILLMGPAIDPRVLESHPNWLEKAYSIFDEMIRDGNQVAKFRRSELQQLHETLIGCISSDQPRPLPVSEFFQQANVLPHPTSPSATPVPGAIPQCVRYDDALLRPDPDFDVECDFSTMLTSAEIMAVADSIESYDTEWVSNAMIEHRIW, from the exons ATGGCGGGCAATGGAAGAGTCACAAAACGGTCCTCAAATGC TTGTGTGCGATGCCGAAGACAAAAGATCAAATGTTCCGGGTCGCAGCCATGCGACGGATGTAGCAAGCGGAAACTTAGCTGCATATTCAATGACCGCGATCAGAAGATCCTGGTAACAAGAGG CTACATCCTGGAACTGCAGCAGAAGATTGCGCGTATAGAGCAGAACGAGAAGGGCCAAGTGAGCCCTTTCAGCTCGAATTTCGATACTCAAATCG atcccaaagatccccaAGATGTACCTCCGTTGGAGAGGACTACTACCCCGGAGGATCATGATGAAGCTCAGGATCTGGAGGATCTAGACTCGGGGCTAGCCAACCCGTTATCATCCGGTCCTCCTACTTTCATGTCTGCAGCGAATGGCCGCACAT TCTATCTTGGAACATCATCCAACTGGTCATTCACTCGGCGAGTTCTCAGTTTGGCACATCAGCACCTCTATCAGGATGCACTACCCACGGAAACTTTGATATTTGATGAAACGACCTATGAACTCGGGTGGGACGGGTTACGAACAACTCCGGGCCCAGATGTTCCAGTTGTCCCGACTCGCGACCACACAATGTATCTGATCAACGCCGTGCAATTCAGGTGCGGGCAGTTGTATCACCTTTTCGACGAAGATGAGTTCATGAGCTCGTTGCAGAAATTTTACACTGGAGATGGACAATCTATGACAAACACTTTGTGGTACATCCATTTTCTCCTTATCCTGGCCTTTGGGAAAGGGTTCGTTCAGCCCAAGGCCCAAGGCAAAAAGCCACCAGGGGTGTGCTATTTCGTCAAAGCTTTGCAGCTTTTGCCTGACCCGACTGCTCTATACCGGGACCCTATGCTCGGAACAGAAATTTTATGTTGCATCGCTCTATACTACCAGTGTGTCGACTATCGAACATCAGCACATAACTAC ATCGGTCAAGCAATCCGAATCGCTATGGCACAAGGAATGCACACCAGTATGCCAGTCGAAGATTTGGGACATGACATGGTCCAAAGATCCGGCAAAATCTGGTGGACTATATATATACTGGATCGAGAAATGACATCGTTAATGGGTCTGCCTCAATCAATCAATGACCGATATGTGCAAACCCAGCTCCCCACCTTTGCAGACCCATCGGAGACCATGTCATTAGGCATGCACATCAAGTTGTCTCAGATCATTGCCGAAGTGAACAGCA CTATATATGTTGTCAATGGGCGCATCAACCGGACATTTCTGGTTAGCACAAAAGCAGCATTGGCGAATATCGCAGGGCTTGCCGATGAGCTTCGCGAGTCATTCCCGCTACACTTGGATCCAGGCAGCGGAGTTTCTCGCATATCAGCATATTTACATCTccaatatcaccag TGTATCATCCTAGCCACCCGGCCTCTCCTATTCTGCTTTCTTAAAATCCGCTTCGAATCCCCCCAAAGCTGTGTGGAATCTCTCAATGCCTCCCGAAACGTCCGGAATCTGATGCAAATGTGTCTTGAATCCGCTCAGCACATCATCAGCATTCTCTCCAGTCTACAGAGTCAAGGCCTCTTAG AAAACTTCCTCCCCTTTGATCTAGAATCAGTCTTCGTATCCACAATCATCCTCCTCATGGGCCCGGCCATCGACCCACGTGTACTAGAAAGCCACCCCAACTGGCTGGAGAAAGCATATTCCATCTTTGACGAAATGATCAGAGACGGCAACCAAGTTGCCAAATTCCGGCGATCCGAGCTCCAGCAGCTACATGAGACATTAATAGGCTGTATCTCTAGCGATCAGCCCCGACCCTTGCCAGTCTCTGAATTCTTCCAGCAGGCTAATGTTCTTCCCCACCCGACTTCCCCTTCTGCAACACCGGTTCCTGGTGCTATACCTCAGTGTGTTCGATACGATGATGCGCTTCTGAGGCCGGATCCTGATTTCGATGTGGAGTGTGATTTTAGTACGATGCTGACTTCGGCTGAGATCATGGCTGTTGCAGACTCGATTGAGAGTTATGATACTGAGTGGGTGTCAAATGCAATGATTGAGCATAGAATATGGTAG
- a CDS encoding serine/threonine-protein kinase ppk6, producing MSADLLAAFGQAPVPDSKSIQKPSQYRKPPFLTVDGNFDFFGSSESVQHKERSNPNPAAVSQFAAPEASRQSPGHQEFDLPLNPGSDLFFDAALDAPASDEDDWGEFEGPDANTQHAQSTSLWRSTITMSPSPEPRQDSTQVSTTIDLLDSLSMQDSRLVVKHPSTIAKKNPNLGHSNNQHQATWEDDSFGDWGDFTDAPASQPTPKVSEKRTQPPRTSPTKPPVKSTNAPASTWDDDAFDDWGDFSDGPIVKALPKSKPASPPTAPSPAPSSSVSGTTAPTATIRPTNIPPPSILLELFLDVFENLRKEATLAKSQLRSSASPSSQAVSTTALNVHLVLQTAARIIAGRSLRWKRDTILSQSMRIGPARSGKAGGMKLNSVNKQENIKEEQDAVDVLTTWRERAVVFNAILQAAGQRPIPVVQDPSAFKVITARADQGALKASHPCALCSLKRDERVLRVDEQSVQDSFGEWWTEHWGHTACRQFWETNRNLLGQR from the coding sequence ATGTCCGCAGATCTGTTAGCAGCGTTTGGCCAGGCACCTGTTCCAGACAGCAAGTCCATACAGAAGCCATCGCAATACCGAAAACCCCCGTTCCTCACTGTCGACGGGAACTTCGATTTCTTCGGGTCATCAGAAAGTGTGCAGCACAAGGAACGTTCCAATCCGAACCCGGCAGCAGTCAGTCAATTTGCAGCTCCTGAAGCCTCACGGCAAAGCCCTGGTCATCAGGAATTTGACCTTCCGTTGAATCCAGGTAGCGATTTATTTTTCGATGCAGCATTGGACGCACCAGCAAGTGATGAAGACGATTGGGGTGAATTCGAGGGCCCTGATGCAAACACTCAACATGCACAATCAACGTCTCTTTGGCGATCCACAATAACTATGTCGCCGTCGCCAGAGCCTCGGCAAGATTCTACGCAGGTTTCTACTACAATTGACTTGCTGGATTCACTCTCTATGCAAGACTCAAGACTAGTTGTGAAACATCCGTCGACAATTGCCAAAAAGAACCCAAACCTTGGACATAGTAACAACCAACATCAGGCGACATGGGAGGATGATTCTTTTGGTGACTGGGGCGATTTCACTGATGCACCTGCTAGCCAACCCACCCCCAAGGTCTCCGAGAAAAGAACACAACCTCCTAGAACATCACCTACAAAGCCGCCTGTTAAATCTACTAATGCGCCTGCATCAACCTGGGATGACGATGCCTTCGATGACTGGGGTGATTTCTCAGATGGGCCTATTGTGAAGGCTCTACCCAAATCCAAACCCGCCTCACCGCCGACGGCCCCTAGCCCGGCTCCTAGTAGTTCTGTCTCTGGGACCACAGCCCCAACGGCCACCATTCGTCCAACAAACATTCCACCGCCATCAATCCTTCTCGAGTTATTCTTAGATGTGTTTGAGAATCTTCGGAAAGAGGCTACACTCGCAAAATCCCAGCTGCGATCCTCGGCTTCACCGTCCTCACAGGCCGTTTCAACTACAGCCTTGAACGTTCACCTTGTTCTTCAAACGGCCGCCCGCATCATTGCCGGTCGTAGTCTCCGATGGAAACGTGACACAATTCTTAGTCAAAGTATGCGAATCGGCCCTGCCCGTTCTGGCAAAGCCGGTGGGATGAAACTTAACAGCGTGAACAAACAAGAGAACatcaaagaagaacaagatgCCGTCGATGTGCTCACTACTTGGCGTGAACGGGCGGTGGTGTTCAATGCTATTCTACAAGCCGCAGGCCAGCGGCCGATCCCTGTTGTCCAAGATCCTAGTGCGTTCAAGGTTATTACGGCACGGGCGGACCAGGGCGCATTGAAGGCATCCCATCCATGTGCACTCTGTTCCCTTAAAAGAGATGAGCGGGTGTTACGGGTGGATGAACAAAGCGTTCAAGACAGCTTTGGAGAATGGTGGACTGAGCATTGGGGTCACACGGCATGCAGGCAATTTTGGGAGACAAATCGAAATCTACTTGGGCAGCGTTGA